A genomic region of Tsukamurella pulmonis contains the following coding sequences:
- a CDS encoding DUF4913 domain-containing protein — MTTPPLPGMGAPPSLADAMRPHVDALLKLNTTREVSKTFGRPLLEEINDLVESSEALTIFEADVQRGLKEVLTQDRVDDAVVDAITDLLYPPEPPELAFPDLGAFVEGYVVRVYRREVEFGTAHIWCPSWFEHEPLVVAMQCLWSAFETYRRDPGIGPLVFHRDGLLPIMNAYTHPDGPLKGCSVLEGHLPDKMLKPLPCNPIPEDLFKPTPAEMAGMPTAPPELPNTPLLTGASDE, encoded by the coding sequence GTGACCACCCCGCCCTTGCCCGGGATGGGCGCGCCGCCCTCGCTGGCGGATGCGATGCGCCCACACGTCGACGCTCTCCTCAAGCTCAACACGACGCGGGAGGTCAGCAAGACCTTCGGCAGACCGCTGCTCGAGGAGATCAACGACCTCGTCGAGTCCTCCGAGGCCTTGACGATCTTCGAGGCCGACGTCCAGCGAGGCCTTAAGGAGGTCCTGACGCAGGACCGCGTCGACGACGCCGTGGTCGACGCGATCACGGACCTGCTGTATCCGCCTGAGCCACCGGAGCTGGCATTTCCTGATCTAGGCGCCTTCGTGGAGGGCTACGTCGTTCGCGTGTACCGCCGCGAGGTCGAGTTCGGCACGGCGCACATCTGGTGCCCGAGCTGGTTCGAGCACGAACCGCTCGTAGTGGCCATGCAGTGCCTGTGGTCCGCGTTCGAGACCTACAGGCGCGATCCGGGGATCGGCCCGCTGGTCTTCCACCGGGACGGTCTGCTGCCGATCATGAACGCCTACACCCACCCCGACGGCCCGCTCAAAGGCTGCTCGGTGCTCGAAGGCCATCTGCCCGACAAGATGCTCAAGCCGTTGCCGTGCAACCCCATCCCCGAGGACCTGTTCAAGCCGACCCCGGCGGAGATGGCCGGCATGCCGACTGCTCCTCCCGAACTTCCCAACACCCCCCTACTGACAGGAGCTTCCGATGAGTAA